A stretch of the Musa acuminata AAA Group cultivar baxijiao chromosome BXJ2-7, Cavendish_Baxijiao_AAA, whole genome shotgun sequence genome encodes the following:
- the LOC103992595 gene encoding uncharacterized protein LOC103992595 has protein sequence MSGKALGDLNVHPATGFDKNTALGKGSLTKSYIENINDNGPELQKKSSSPFSAPINIGDAGSNGLETGNTEVEYIESENLADLPDVDASFNTLLARLDSKDWVSVCEALNNVRQLSIYYKERLLEIIRAVIPLIVKSLRSPRSAVCKTAIMASADIFKAYNDMVIDSLDPLLVQLLLKSSQDKRFVCEAAEAALIAMTTWISPMLLLPKLLPHLTNRNPRIRAKASMCFSRSVPRLGMEGIRAYGIDKLIQIAASQLSDQLPESREAARALAMQLQTIYVNSHVSPNEDSLELVDADSWEAFCHAKLTPLSAQAILRVTSTPKEALVLSFC, from the exons ATGTCAGGAAAAGCCCTCGGAGATCTCAATGTACATCCAGCAACTGGATTCGATAAGAATACTGCATTGGGCAAAGGAAGTTTAACCAAGTCGTACATTgaaaatatcaatgacaatggTCCTGAATTGCAGAAAAAAAGTTCTTCCCCTTTCTCTGCTCCTATAAATATCGGTGATGCAGGAAGCAACGGACTAGAGACAGGAAATACAGAAGTTGAGTACATCGAGTCTGAAAATCTGGCAGATCTACCAGATGTGGATGCAAGTTTTAAT ACACTGTTAGCTAGGTTGGACTCAAAAGACTGGGTTTCTGTATGTGAAGCACTCAATAATGTGCGCCAATTGTCAATATATTACAAGGAAAggctgcttgaaatcat ACGAGCTGTGATACCACTTATTGTGAAGTCACTGAGAAGTCCCAGGAGTGCTGTCTGCAAAACTGCAATCATGGCATCTGCTGACATATTCAAGGCTTACAATGATATGGTTATTGACTCATTAGATCCCCTG CTTGTCCAGTTGCTACTGAAATCCTCTCAAGACAAGCGCTTTGTATGTGAAGCTGCTGAGGCAGCTCTAATAGCAATGACAACTTGGATCTCTCCTATGCTATTGTTGCCAAAGTTGCTGCCTCATCTTACAAACAGAAATCCTCGAATACGAGCAAAAGCATCTATGTGTTTTAGCAGGAGTGTACCTCGACTT GGCATGGAGGGAATTAGAGCATATGGAATTGATAAGCTTATCCAAATCGCAGCATCTCAACTCAGCGACCAACTTCCTGAATCAAGGGAGGCTGCTCGGGCACTTGCCATGCAACTGCAAACCATATATGTTAATTCTCATGTCTCTCCAAATGAAGATTCTCTTGAGTTGGTGGATGCTGATTCCTGGGAGGCTTTTTGCCACGCGAAGCTGACACCTTTGAGTGCTCAGGCTATTCTTCGAGTCACGTCTACTCCAAAAGAGGCTCTGGTATTGAGTTTTTGCTAG